In one Jeotgalibacillus haloalkalitolerans genomic region, the following are encoded:
- a CDS encoding HesB/IscA family protein codes for MANVIKLSEAAALQVKDMMKQAEEEDAYLRVAVKGGGCSGLSYGMGFEHELGETDKIEEHHGIQVLVNKDDADILNGTEIDYKQSLMGGGFTIENPNAIASCGCGSSFRTATKTGTPENC; via the coding sequence ATGGCAAATGTAATCAAATTATCAGAAGCTGCAGCGCTTCAGGTGAAAGATATGATGAAGCAGGCTGAAGAGGAAGATGCATATCTTCGCGTAGCTGTAAAAGGCGGCGGGTGCAGCGGATTATCTTATGGAATGGGCTTTGAACATGAACTTGGTGAAACCGATAAAATAGAGGAACACCACGGAATTCAGGTACTTGTAAACAAAGACGACGCTGATATATTGAATGGAACTGAAATTGATTATAAGCAGTCACTGATGGGTGGCGGTTTTACAATTGAAAATCCGAATGCAATCGCATCATGCGGCTGTGGATCTTCATTCAGAACAGCGACGAAGACAGGTACACCTGAGAATTGTTAA
- a CDS encoding YuzB family protein: MKPIIEFCISNIASGSQEAFETLERDPNLDVIEYGCTSHCGICAAAMFAIVNGELVEADTPKELVDAVYEFLEENPMF; the protein is encoded by the coding sequence ATGAAACCAATTATAGAGTTTTGTATTAGTAATATAGCAAGTGGATCACAGGAGGCATTTGAAACGCTCGAGCGTGACCCGAACCTTGATGTGATTGAGTACGGCTGTACAAGCCACTGCGGGATTTGTGCAGCAGCGATGTTTGCAATCGTTAATGGGGAGCTTGTTGAAGCAGACACGCCGAAAGAACTGGTAGATGCTGTATATGAGTTTCTTGAGGAAAATCCAATGTTTTAA
- a CDS encoding SDR family oxidoreductase, producing MHVLVIGANGTTGRMAVKKLAESEQHLVKAMIRKSEQSKEMEDLGARPIIADLEQAFNYAFEDVNAVIFAAGSGPDTGTDKTTAVDRDGAIKAVDFAKEKGIERFIMLSSMGADDPSIAGDSDTFHHYLQAKHDADVHLKQSGLNYTIVRPGALTDDKATDKIDVSEEMKHREGEITREDVATVLVESILCTNLHHKTIELVNGDQPIKEALKGI from the coding sequence ATGCATGTACTCGTAATTGGTGCAAATGGAACGACTGGACGAATGGCAGTGAAGAAGCTTGCTGAGAGTGAACAGCATCTTGTAAAAGCAATGATCCGGAAATCCGAACAGTCCAAAGAGATGGAGGATCTCGGTGCAAGGCCGATTATTGCAGACCTGGAACAGGCCTTCAACTATGCGTTTGAAGATGTCAATGCAGTCATTTTTGCTGCAGGTTCAGGACCTGATACCGGAACTGATAAGACAACGGCTGTTGACCGTGATGGTGCAATCAAGGCTGTCGACTTTGCCAAGGAAAAAGGTATTGAGCGGTTCATTATGCTAAGCTCGATGGGTGCAGACGACCCGTCAATCGCAGGAGACAGCGATACGTTCCATCATTACCTGCAGGCAAAACATGATGCAGACGTTCACTTAAAACAAAGCGGGCTGAATTACACAATTGTGCGTCCGGGTGCCTTAACGGATGACAAAGCAACAGATAAAATTGATGTATCAGAAGAAATGAAGCATCGTGAGGGTGAAATCACACGTGAGGATGTCGCCACAGTACTGGTGGAATCCATTCTCTGTACTAATCTTCATCATAAAACAATTGAATTGGTGAATGGAGATCAGCCGATTAAAGAGGCTTTAAAAGGTATATAA
- a CDS encoding DUF2225 domain-containing protein yields the protein MEITPLYQKHITCGLCNQTFKTTKIRGRFVRAKEHSTDLMPIYENDSLNPNLYHVHVCPECGYSFTDDFAPYFPPGGKEEIEEKISKHWQHLDYSGERSIEDAIKAYKLAIYIAVMKREKSITLAGLYLRLSWLFRGRDAEQEQRFQRLAVEAYKSAYSKEDYKGSQITTERVLYLIAELSLRLGEDDDATRHFSKIIERQHSSTDRKMVHMAKERWQLYREERNA from the coding sequence ATGGAAATTACCCCGCTTTATCAAAAGCACATCACCTGCGGATTGTGTAATCAGACATTTAAAACAACAAAAATCAGGGGCCGGTTTGTCCGTGCCAAAGAGCACAGTACAGACCTGATGCCGATTTATGAGAATGATTCATTAAACCCGAATCTGTATCATGTACATGTCTGTCCGGAATGCGGCTATTCGTTCACTGATGACTTTGCCCCTTATTTCCCTCCCGGTGGTAAAGAGGAAATTGAAGAAAAGATTTCAAAGCACTGGCAGCATCTCGATTATTCAGGTGAGCGTTCGATTGAGGATGCCATTAAGGCCTATAAGCTGGCGATTTATATCGCTGTGATGAAAAGGGAAAAGAGCATTACACTGGCGGGACTTTACCTGAGACTCTCCTGGCTGTTCCGCGGAAGGGACGCTGAACAGGAGCAGCGATTTCAGCGGCTTGCTGTAGAAGCCTATAAATCAGCGTATTCAAAAGAGGATTATAAAGGTTCTCAGATCACAACAGAACGTGTACTATACCTGATTGCCGAGCTTTCGCTGCGTCTTGGTGAAGATGATGATGCAACAAGACATTTCTCAAAAATTATCGAAAGACAGCACAGCTCAACTGACCGGAAAATGGTGCATATGGCAAAAGAAAGATGGCAGCTGTACAGAGAAGAGCGTAATGCATAA
- a CDS encoding NAD(P)/FAD-dependent oxidoreductase, translating to MKHLVLLGGGYGNMRVLLRLLPDKLPEDVKITLIDRTPYHCLKTEYYALAAGTASDQEVRVSFPEHERLEVKYGSVAKIDTEESRVILEDNTEVHYDDLVVGLGCEDKYHNVPGADEHTYSIQSIQRSRATYERLSNLPSGSVVGVVGAGLSGIELASELRESREDLKIKLFDRGERILPAFPQRLSNYVQKWFDANNVEVVSNSNITKVEPTMLYNHEEQIPVDVCVWTAGIQPVKVVRDLPGEKDSSNRVVLSQYHNLPDNEHVYVVGDCASLPFAPSAQLAEEQAEQIVKVLLARWKNEELPEQMPKIKLKGFMGSLGKKQGFAYLADRTVTGRIARLLKSGVLWMYKYHNG from the coding sequence ATGAAACACTTAGTATTATTAGGTGGAGGCTACGGCAATATGCGCGTGTTACTGCGACTACTGCCGGATAAGCTGCCTGAAGACGTAAAAATTACATTAATCGACCGGACACCATATCACTGTCTGAAAACTGAGTATTATGCGCTGGCAGCTGGTACTGCTTCAGATCAGGAAGTTCGTGTAAGCTTTCCTGAACATGAACGCCTGGAAGTAAAATACGGTTCAGTAGCGAAAATTGATACTGAAGAAAGCCGCGTCATTCTTGAAGATAACACTGAAGTTCATTACGATGATCTTGTTGTTGGATTAGGATGTGAGGATAAATACCACAATGTACCTGGTGCAGATGAGCACACGTACAGCATTCAATCCATTCAGCGTTCAAGAGCGACCTATGAACGCCTGTCAAATCTTCCTTCAGGATCAGTTGTTGGTGTAGTAGGAGCAGGACTGAGCGGGATTGAACTTGCAAGTGAACTGCGTGAAAGCCGCGAAGACCTCAAGATTAAACTCTTTGACCGCGGAGAACGTATTCTTCCTGCCTTCCCTCAGCGTCTGAGTAACTATGTACAAAAGTGGTTTGATGCCAACAATGTTGAAGTTGTCAGCAACTCGAACATTACAAAGGTTGAACCTACCATGCTTTATAACCACGAAGAACAGATTCCGGTTGACGTATGTGTGTGGACGGCCGGCATCCAGCCCGTGAAAGTCGTGCGTGACCTGCCTGGTGAGAAAGATTCATCAAACCGCGTCGTTCTCTCGCAGTACCATAACCTGCCGGATAACGAGCACGTCTATGTTGTCGGTGACTGTGCAAGCCTTCCATTCGCACCAAGCGCGCAGCTTGCTGAGGAACAGGCAGAGCAGATTGTCAAAGTGCTCCTTGCTCGCTGGAAAAACGAAGAGCTGCCGGAGCAGATGCCTAAAATTAAGCTGAAAGGCTTTATGGGCTCACTCGGTAAAAAACAGGGATTCGCCTACCTTGCAGACCGCACCGTAACAGGCCGTATTGCACGACTGCTGAAGTCAGGTGTGCTTTGGATGTATAAATATCATAATGGATAG